GCTGGCACAATTACGTATGTCCCAAACCTAGGAAAGGATATGGTTTTGGAAATGCGATATAAAGGAAGAAATGTAAAAGCGGGAGACCGTGTTTTGAAAGCTTCAAAAATTGATTTGGTTTTGGGAGATGGAAAAGAGAGTTATCAGGAAGAACCAGTGGACAGTACAGCTGTTCCAGCAACAGAAACAGAAGCACCAAATGAACAATAATATTGAGCCAATAGAAGACTTAGACGAAGAGTTATTTGAACATTACAGGTTTGAAGTGCCCAAAGGGCAAACAATTTTACGAATAGATAAATATTTGATGGGTTTGATTCCAAACGCTACAAGGAATAAAATTCAGAATGCTGCTACCGAGGGAAATATTTTTGTAAATGATGCTACAGTAAAGTCTAATTATAAAGTTAAAGCTTTTGATGTGGTGCGTGTAATGTTATCGCATCCGCCATTTGAAAATAGAGTAGATCCAGAGGATATTCCACTAGATATTGTTTATGAAGATGAGGCACTTTTATTAATTAACAAACCGCCAGGTTTAGTTGTTCATCCAGGTCATGGGAATTATACAGGAACTTTGGTAAATGCGCTTGCCTTTCATTTTGAGAATTTACCAATGAACAGTAGCGAACGTCCTGGATTAGTTCATAGAATTGATAAGGATACTTCTGGATTATTGGTTATTGCCAAAACGGAAGCTGCAATGACTCATTTGGCAAAACAATTTGAAGCTAAAACATCAGAAAGAGAATATATTGCTCTAGTTTGGGGTAATGTTACCGAAGATTCTGGGACTATTGAAGGGAACTTAGCTAGACACTTGAAAGATCGTATGCAAATGGCAGTTTTTGCTGATCCGGAAATTGGTAAACCAGCAATAACACATTATAAAGTTCTGGAACGTTTTGGGTATGTTACATTGATTTCATGCCGATTAGAAACAGGAAGAACACACCAGATTCGTGCGCATTTGAAACATATTGGTCATCCACTTTTTAATGATGAACGCTATGGTGGTCACTTGATTTTGAAAGGAACTACTTTTACAAAATACAAACAGTTTATAGAGAATTGTTTCAAAGCATTGCCACGTCAAGCGCTTCATGCCAAAACACTTGGTTTTGTTCATCCAAATACAAATGAACTGATGCGTTTTGATACTGAATTACCTCAGGATTTTCAAGATTGTATTGAGAAATGGAGAGGATATTCTAAATCGCACCAAGTGGATGAGGAAGAGTAGTTATTAGCTATTAGTTGTTAGGCTTTTTCTAGCTAAATGATATAAATAAAAAGAGGTGTTAAGAAAAATCTTAACGCCTCTTTTTTTTGTGTTTTCTATATGAATTTAAAAACTAAAAACCATCAACTAAGAACTATACTTCTGTTTCCGGAGTTGGATTTGAAGTATCCGAAGGATTATAATCTATTGAAGTGTGACCTGGTTTTTTAACGCGCGGTTTTTGTTTTTTCATTTGTTCTCCAATAATGTTTGAAGCTGAAAAACTAGTAACCATACTGTTTAACATATCACTTGCTGCTTGTGGAGAATTGGGTAATAAAATTAAGTTCGAATTGGTATCTGCACCAATGGCTTGCAAAGTATCGTAATGTTGTGTAATTACAATCAAAGCTGATGCTTCTTGCGAATTAATTCCCACTTGGTTTAATACTTCGACACTTTCTACTAATCCTTTTGCGATTTCTCTTCTTTGGTCGGCAATACCTTGACCTTGAAGTTTTTTACTTTCGGCTTCAGCCTTTGCTTTTGCAACAATTCTAATACGTTGTGCTTCCGATTCAAACATGGCTGCTGTTTTTTCTCTTTCAGCAGCATTAATTCTGTTCATAGCATTTTTTACCTGAATATCCGGGTCAATATCGGTAACCAAAGTATTGATGATATCATACCCATACGCCATCATTGCTTCGTTTAATTCTCTTTTTACCGCAATTGCAATATCATCTTTTCTTGCAAAAACATCGTCCAAAATAAGTTTTGGAACTTCAGCACGAACTACGTCAAAAACATAAGCAGTAATTTGGTCATGTGGGTATTCTAGTTTGTAGAATGCCTCGTAAGCGTGTTCAGGAATTACTTTAAATTGAACTGAAATTTTCATTTTCACAAACACATTGTCTTTAGTTTGAGTTTCAATAATAACATCAAGTTGTTGAATTCTAAAGTTTACACGCCCAGCAATTCTGTCAATGATTGGAAATTTAAGTTGTAATCCAGAGTTTCGGATACTCAAAAACTTACCGAAACGTTCTACAACAACCGCAGTTTGTTGTTTTACTGTAAAAAAGGAAGAAAAGAGAATAATTAGCCCAAAGACTAAAAGAAAAATCATAAATGGTGCCATGAGTTTTTTGTTGTTTAAGTTAA
The Flavobacterium sp. 5 DNA segment above includes these coding regions:
- a CDS encoding RluA family pseudouridine synthase translates to MNNNIEPIEDLDEELFEHYRFEVPKGQTILRIDKYLMGLIPNATRNKIQNAATEGNIFVNDATVKSNYKVKAFDVVRVMLSHPPFENRVDPEDIPLDIVYEDEALLLINKPPGLVVHPGHGNYTGTLVNALAFHFENLPMNSSERPGLVHRIDKDTSGLLVIAKTEAAMTHLAKQFEAKTSEREYIALVWGNVTEDSGTIEGNLARHLKDRMQMAVFADPEIGKPAITHYKVLERFGYVTLISCRLETGRTHQIRAHLKHIGHPLFNDERYGGHLILKGTTFTKYKQFIENCFKALPRQALHAKTLGFVHPNTNELMRFDTELPQDFQDCIEKWRGYSKSHQVDEEE
- a CDS encoding SPFH domain-containing protein; protein product: MAPFMIFLLVFGLIILFSSFFTVKQQTAVVVERFGKFLSIRNSGLQLKFPIIDRIAGRVNFRIQQLDVIIETQTKDNVFVKMKISVQFKVIPEHAYEAFYKLEYPHDQITAYVFDVVRAEVPKLILDDVFARKDDIAIAVKRELNEAMMAYGYDIINTLVTDIDPDIQVKNAMNRINAAEREKTAAMFESEAQRIRIVAKAKAEAESKKLQGQGIADQRREIAKGLVESVEVLNQVGINSQEASALIVITQHYDTLQAIGADTNSNLILLPNSPQAASDMLNSMVTSFSASNIIGEQMKKQKPRVKKPGHTSIDYNPSDTSNPTPETEV